The Streptomyces sp. NBC_00691 genome has a segment encoding these proteins:
- a CDS encoding GNAT family N-acetyltransferase, whose amino-acid sequence MTSVRPARPDELPTLVEHPGDPERNAATRAYLVQLLDSTCTRPEWCLVAEDDDGRLTGSVVLWTMPGHDVPLALVLFEAPEDAPGTAAALLDAAAATARELGATELEHVVDSPAQAPQFQRNPEHRGEQLRASGYGVIRDGRRFSLRTPGTPDELPADDPRLTFRSLAELGPEPFVAVLAELLADTADARLAADVRQHGARRAAELLFEETAELKHEPAWWELGYDADGTVAVISLPAENPSVPVIGFVGVAPAHRGKGYATSVVIRGTRILTASGATEIRGDCDASNVAMAKAFERAGYVNFADRLEFARAL is encoded by the coding sequence GTGACCTCAGTCCGCCCCGCCCGTCCCGACGAACTCCCCACCCTGGTCGAGCATCCCGGCGACCCCGAGCGCAACGCCGCCACCCGCGCGTACCTCGTCCAGCTCCTCGACAGCACGTGCACCCGGCCCGAGTGGTGCCTGGTCGCCGAGGACGACGACGGCCGGCTCACCGGCAGCGTGGTCCTGTGGACCATGCCGGGGCACGATGTCCCGCTCGCGCTGGTGCTGTTCGAGGCCCCGGAGGACGCCCCGGGGACCGCGGCCGCACTGCTCGACGCGGCGGCCGCCACGGCCCGGGAGCTGGGCGCGACGGAGCTGGAGCACGTCGTCGACTCCCCCGCCCAGGCCCCCCAGTTCCAGCGGAACCCGGAGCACCGGGGCGAGCAGCTGCGGGCCTCCGGGTACGGCGTGATCCGCGACGGGCGCCGGTTCAGCCTCCGCACCCCCGGCACGCCGGACGAGCTGCCCGCCGACGACCCCCGGCTGACCTTCCGTTCGCTCGCCGAACTCGGCCCCGAGCCGTTCGTGGCGGTCCTCGCCGAGCTGCTCGCGGACACCGCCGACGCCCGCCTCGCCGCCGACGTACGGCAGCACGGCGCCCGGCGCGCGGCCGAGCTGCTCTTCGAGGAGACGGCCGAGCTCAAGCACGAGCCCGCGTGGTGGGAGCTCGGCTACGACGCGGACGGCACCGTCGCCGTGATCAGCCTTCCGGCCGAGAACCCCTCCGTTCCGGTCATCGGTTTCGTCGGCGTCGCCCCCGCCCACCGGGGCAAGGGGTACGCCACCTCGGTCGTGATCCGGGGCACGCGGATCCTGACCGCCAGCGGGGCCACCGAGATCCGCGGGGACTGCGACGCCTCGAACGTGGCGATGGCCAAGGCCTTCGAGCGCGCCGGATACGTGAACTTCGCCGACCGGCTGGAGTTCGCCCGCGCCCTCTGA
- a CDS encoding S1 family peptidase: MRTTPTRTVRLLAVAAGLAAAAALAAPTASAGTADTARTSRTFDAAALSATGDAVRAADVAGTAWYADPATGKLVVTADSTVSQAGLAKIKRQAGANADAIRVERTPGKFSKLISGGDAIYATSWRCSLGFNVRDGAGNYYFLTAGHCTDGAGTWYSNSSRTTVLGTTAGSSFPGNDYGLVRYTNSSVTKSGTVGNVDITSAVNATVGMSVTRRGSTTGIHSGSVTGLNATVNYGGGDIVSGLIRTNVCAEPGDSGGPLYSGSRAVGLTSGGSGNCSSGGTTFFQPVTEALSAYGVSVF; the protein is encoded by the coding sequence ATGCGCACCACCCCCACGAGAACCGTCCGGCTCCTCGCCGTCGCGGCAGGCCTCGCCGCCGCGGCCGCGCTCGCCGCGCCCACCGCGAGCGCGGGCACCGCCGACACCGCGCGGACCAGCCGCACCTTCGACGCCGCCGCCCTCTCGGCGACCGGCGACGCCGTCCGCGCCGCGGACGTGGCCGGCACCGCCTGGTACGCCGACCCCGCCACCGGCAAGCTGGTGGTCACCGCCGACTCCACCGTCAGCCAGGCCGGACTCGCGAAGATCAAGCGGCAGGCCGGGGCGAACGCGGACGCCATCCGCGTCGAGCGCACCCCCGGGAAGTTCAGCAAGCTGATCTCCGGCGGCGACGCGATCTACGCCACCAGCTGGCGCTGCTCGCTGGGCTTCAACGTCCGGGACGGCGCGGGCAACTACTACTTCCTGACCGCCGGGCACTGCACCGACGGCGCGGGAACCTGGTACTCCAACTCCTCCCGGACCACCGTCCTCGGCACCACCGCCGGGTCCAGCTTCCCGGGCAACGACTACGGCCTGGTGCGCTACACCAACTCCTCCGTCACCAAGTCCGGCACGGTCGGCAACGTGGACATCACGAGCGCCGTCAACGCCACCGTCGGCATGTCCGTCACCCGCCGCGGTTCCACCACCGGCATCCACAGCGGCTCCGTGACGGGCCTCAACGCCACCGTGAACTACGGCGGCGGCGACATCGTCTCCGGCCTGATCCGCACGAACGTCTGCGCCGAGCCCGGCGACTCCGGCGGCCCGCTCTACTCGGGCAGCCGCGCGGTCGGCCTCACCTCGGGCGGCAGCGGCAACTGCTCCTCGGGCGGGACGACCTTCTTCCAGCCCGTGACGGAGGCGCTGAGCGCGTACGGGGTCAGCGTCTTCTGA
- a CDS encoding NtaA/DmoA family FMN-dependent monooxygenase (This protein belongs to a clade of FMN-dependent monooxygenases, within a broader family of flavin-dependent oxidoreductases, the luciferase-like monooxygenase (LMM) family, some of whose members use coenzyme F420 rather than FMN.), translating into MSTTRGRKQIHLAAHFPGVNSTTVWTDPRSGSQIDFSSFEHLARTAERGLFDFFFLAEGLRLREHNGRIHDLDVVGRPESITVLNALAAVTDRLGLAGTVNATFNEPYELARRLASLDHLSAGRAAWNVVTSSDAFTGENFRRGGFLDRADRYTRAAEFLATARELWDSWTPGGRQRPFVHSGPQFGIEGEFTVPRSPQGHPVVIQAGDSAEGREFAASAADVIFTRHSALEAGREFYADVKGRLARYGREPGDLKIMPGVTYVLGDTDAEAQERAGEIRRLQVSPQNAILALEQIWGRDLSGYDPDGPLPDVDPDPESTLVQGRVRVADPVGVARKWRALSEAKGLSIRQTVVESTSRQSFVGSPATVAAALEEFVATDAADGFILVPHLTPGGLDDFVDRVVPLLQERGVFRTEYSGTTLRSHLGLPEPVWKG; encoded by the coding sequence ATGAGCACGACTCGGGGCCGGAAGCAGATCCACCTCGCCGCGCACTTCCCCGGCGTCAACTCCACCACCGTCTGGACCGATCCGCGCTCGGGCTCGCAGATCGACTTCTCCTCCTTCGAGCATCTCGCCAGGACCGCCGAGCGCGGCCTCTTCGACTTCTTCTTCCTGGCCGAGGGGCTGCGGCTGCGCGAGCACAACGGCCGCATCCACGACCTCGACGTCGTCGGCCGGCCCGAGTCGATCACCGTCCTGAACGCGCTCGCCGCCGTCACCGACCGGCTCGGACTGGCCGGCACGGTCAACGCCACCTTCAACGAGCCGTACGAACTGGCCCGGCGGCTCGCCTCGCTGGACCACCTCAGCGCGGGCCGGGCCGCCTGGAACGTCGTCACCTCGTCGGACGCCTTCACCGGCGAGAACTTCCGGCGCGGCGGCTTCCTGGACCGGGCCGACCGGTACACCCGGGCCGCCGAGTTCCTCGCCACGGCCCGGGAGCTGTGGGACTCCTGGACCCCGGGGGGCCGGCAGCGGCCCTTCGTCCACAGCGGGCCGCAGTTCGGGATCGAGGGGGAGTTCACCGTTCCGCGCTCCCCGCAGGGACACCCCGTCGTCATCCAGGCCGGGGACTCCGCCGAGGGCCGGGAGTTCGCGGCATCGGCCGCCGACGTGATCTTCACCCGGCACTCGGCCCTGGAGGCGGGCCGGGAGTTCTACGCCGACGTCAAGGGCCGGCTCGCCCGGTACGGGAGGGAGCCCGGCGATCTGAAGATCATGCCCGGGGTGACGTACGTCCTCGGCGACACCGACGCCGAGGCACAGGAACGCGCCGGTGAGATCCGCCGCCTGCAGGTCTCCCCGCAGAACGCGATCCTCGCCCTGGAGCAGATCTGGGGCCGCGACCTGTCCGGCTACGACCCCGACGGACCGCTGCCGGACGTCGACCCCGATCCCGAGTCGACCCTGGTCCAGGGGCGGGTGCGGGTCGCCGATCCGGTCGGGGTGGCCAGGAAGTGGCGGGCGCTTTCGGAGGCCAAGGGCCTGTCGATCCGTCAGACGGTCGTCGAGTCCACGAGCCGGCAGTCCTTCGTCGGCAGCCCGGCGACGGTGGCGGCGGCCCTGGAGGAGTTCGTCGCCACGGACGCCGCCGACGGCTTCATCCTCGTCCCCCACCTCACCCCCGGCGGTCTCGACGACTTCGTCGACCGGGTCGTCCCGCTGCTCCAGGAGCGGGGGGTCTTCCGTACGGAGTACTCCGGCACGACGCTGCGCTCGCACCTCGGGCTTCCCGAGCCCGTATGGAAAGGTTGA
- a CDS encoding LLM class flavin-dependent oxidoreductase: protein MTSTRTLHLAAELAPGTGDLPGALASAARTAAPAVAGTAVRTVALARLAEAAGLDFLTHDDSFARPGLDALAVLARVAPETRSVGLVPTVTTTHTEPFHVQAAVATLDWVSRGRAGWRIAVSPTGAEARLFGRRPVPPTAELWQEAGEVAEVSRKLWDSWEDDAEIRDEVTGRFVDRRKLHHVHFQGATFSVAGPSIVPRPPQGNPVTVVDATRPAARDIAAHHADVALIRASSAEEAAALRAELRQGARAHGRDPGQLRVLLSATVGLDTYEGGPGALAELIVGWHGGGAIDGFHLVPAVPERDLERFTAGTVARLRDRGLFRTAYEGTTLRDHLGLERPVSQYAAEARVTTGARA, encoded by the coding sequence ATGACCAGCACCCGAACGCTCCACCTCGCCGCCGAACTCGCCCCGGGCACCGGTGACCTCCCGGGCGCCCTCGCCTCCGCCGCCCGGACCGCCGCACCCGCCGTCGCCGGCACCGCCGTCCGTACCGTCGCGCTCGCCCGGCTCGCCGAGGCCGCCGGGCTCGACTTCCTCACCCACGACGACTCCTTCGCCCGGCCCGGCCTCGACGCGCTCGCCGTCCTGGCCCGGGTCGCCCCCGAGACCCGCTCCGTCGGCCTCGTACCGACCGTGACCACCACCCACACCGAGCCCTTCCACGTCCAGGCCGCCGTCGCCACCCTCGACTGGGTGAGCCGGGGCCGGGCGGGCTGGCGGATCGCGGTCTCCCCGACGGGGGCCGAGGCCCGGCTCTTCGGCCGCCGCCCGGTCCCGCCCACCGCCGAGCTCTGGCAGGAGGCGGGCGAGGTCGCCGAGGTCTCCCGCAAACTGTGGGACAGCTGGGAGGACGACGCCGAGATACGGGACGAGGTGACCGGGCGGTTCGTGGACCGACGCAAGCTGCACCACGTGCACTTCCAGGGCGCCACCTTCTCGGTCGCGGGCCCCTCGATCGTCCCCCGGCCCCCGCAGGGCAACCCGGTGACCGTCGTCGACGCCACCCGCCCCGCCGCCCGCGACATCGCCGCCCACCACGCCGACGTGGCCCTGATCCGCGCCTCCTCCGCCGAGGAGGCCGCGGCCCTGCGTGCCGAACTGCGGCAGGGGGCCCGCGCCCACGGCCGCGACCCCGGACAGCTGCGCGTCCTGCTCTCGGCGACCGTCGGCCTCGACACGTACGAGGGCGGGCCCGGGGCGCTCGCCGAACTGATCGTGGGCTGGCACGGCGGCGGCGCCATCGACGGCTTCCACCTGGTGCCGGCCGTGCCCGAGCGGGACCTGGAGCGGTTCACCGCCGGGACCGTGGCCCGGCTGCGCGACCGCGGGCTCTTCCGTACGGCCTACGAGGGCACCACCCTCCGCGACCACCTGGGGCTCGAACGCCCCGTCAGCCAGTACGCCGCCGAGGCACGGGTGACGACGGGAGCACGCGCATGA
- a CDS encoding ABC transporter substrate-binding protein — MKTRRTVLTALASLAALGVLTACGSGDAALDAAGPEAKKSADGINLSPEQNRVHTPKVDALAAQLPEAVRKRGTLILGVSATSNPPLAFHATDDKTLIGVEVDLATLVADALGLKPEFNPVSWENLFVGLDSGKYDGVFSNVTVTEERKDKYDFATYRLDDLAFEAKKGSGWTVKGPEDVAGKAIAVGSGTNQEKILVDWSARNEKAGRKPVDIKYYQNTSDYYLALQSGRIDGYLGPNPVAAYHVLSAGQTEIVGKFSGAGAGLQGKIAATTKKDSGLVAAYAAAIDHIVENGTYAQVLKRWGLDSEAVTKSEINPPGLPRTKN, encoded by the coding sequence ATGAAGACCCGTCGCACCGTCCTCACCGCCCTCGCCTCGCTCGCCGCCCTCGGCGTCCTCACCGCCTGCGGCTCGGGTGACGCCGCCCTGGACGCGGCCGGGCCTGAGGCGAAGAAGTCCGCCGACGGCATCAACCTCAGCCCCGAGCAGAACCGCGTCCACACCCCCAAGGTCGACGCACTCGCCGCCCAGCTGCCCGAGGCCGTCCGCAAGAGAGGCACCCTGATCCTCGGCGTCTCCGCGACGAGCAATCCGCCGCTCGCCTTCCACGCCACCGACGACAAGACGCTGATCGGCGTCGAGGTCGACCTCGCCACCCTGGTCGCCGACGCCCTCGGACTCAAGCCCGAGTTCAACCCGGTCTCCTGGGAGAACCTCTTCGTCGGCCTCGACAGCGGCAAGTACGACGGCGTCTTCTCCAACGTCACCGTCACCGAGGAGCGCAAGGACAAGTACGACTTCGCCACCTACCGCCTGGACGACCTGGCCTTCGAGGCGAAGAAGGGCTCCGGCTGGACGGTCAAGGGCCCCGAGGACGTGGCGGGCAAGGCGATCGCCGTCGGCTCCGGCACCAACCAGGAGAAGATCCTCGTCGACTGGTCCGCGCGGAACGAGAAGGCCGGCCGCAAGCCGGTCGACATCAAGTACTACCAGAACACCTCGGACTACTACCTGGCCCTCCAGTCCGGCCGGATCGACGGCTACCTCGGGCCCAACCCCGTCGCCGCCTACCACGTGCTCTCCGCCGGACAGACCGAGATCGTCGGCAAGTTCTCCGGCGCGGGCGCCGGACTCCAGGGCAAGATCGCGGCCACCACGAAGAAGGACAGCGGACTCGTCGCCGCCTACGCCGCCGCGATCGACCACATCGTCGAGAACGGCACCTACGCCCAGGTCCTCAAGCGGTGGGGCCTCGACAGCGAGGCCGTGACGAAGTCGGAGATCAACCCGCCCGGGCTGCCCCGTACCAAGAACTGA
- a CDS encoding amino acid ABC transporter ATP-binding protein, with product MSSVTVDPPAGGQAATTAKVEIRAVHKNFGPLHVLRGIDLDVRAGEVTVVLGPSGSGKSTLLRTINHLEKVDSGTVSVDGTLVGYRRSGNKLYELRERDILKQRTRIGFVFQNFHLFPHLTVLENIVEAPVSALKRPRKDAEAAARSLLERVGLADKAEAYPKQLSGGQQQRVAIARALALEPGLLLFDEPTSALDPELVGEVLDVIKDLAASGTTMIVVTHEIGFAREVADTVVFMDEGRIVEQGPPAEVLDSPRHERTRAFLSKVL from the coding sequence ATGAGCTCCGTCACCGTCGATCCGCCCGCCGGGGGCCAGGCCGCCACCACCGCCAAGGTCGAGATCCGCGCCGTCCACAAGAACTTCGGCCCCCTGCACGTCCTGCGCGGCATCGATCTCGACGTCCGCGCCGGCGAGGTCACCGTCGTCCTCGGCCCCTCGGGCTCGGGCAAGTCCACCCTCCTGCGGACCATCAACCACCTGGAGAAGGTCGACAGCGGCACCGTCAGCGTCGACGGCACCCTCGTCGGCTACCGCCGCTCCGGCAACAAGCTCTACGAGCTGCGCGAGCGCGACATCCTCAAGCAGCGCACCCGGATCGGCTTCGTCTTCCAGAACTTCCACCTCTTCCCGCACCTCACCGTCCTGGAGAACATCGTCGAGGCCCCCGTCTCGGCCCTGAAACGCCCCCGCAAGGACGCCGAGGCCGCGGCCCGGAGCCTGCTCGAACGCGTCGGTCTCGCCGACAAGGCGGAGGCGTACCCGAAGCAGCTCTCCGGCGGACAGCAGCAGCGGGTCGCCATCGCCCGCGCGCTCGCCCTCGAACCCGGCCTGCTCCTCTTCGACGAGCCGACCTCCGCGCTCGACCCCGAGCTGGTCGGCGAGGTCCTCGACGTCATCAAGGACCTGGCCGCCTCCGGCACCACCATGATCGTCGTCACCCACGAGATCGGCTTCGCCCGCGAGGTCGCCGACACCGTGGTCTTCATGGACGAGGGCCGGATCGTCGAGCAGGGACCGCCGGCCGAGGTCCTCGACAGCCCCCGTCACGAACGCACCCGCGCCTTCCTCTCCAAGGTCCTCTGA
- a CDS encoding amino acid ABC transporter permease, whose translation MSLTSDPPATRAVVKEPAAGPELVVVPVRHPWRWAAVAVTAVLLVQFVHGLVTNPGWEWDVFAAFFTTETVLRAVWVTLQLTFYGTALGFAIGIVLAFMRLSASPFLRSVAFGYIWAFRSIPLIVQLLFWFNLAYLYKELSIGIPFGPSFLTFDTMGLVGEMSAAVLGLALHQAAYAAEIVRGGVLAVDEGQVQAAASLGIPRLRQVRRIVLPQAMRSILPNAANEIISLFKGTSIVSVMAIGELFYQVQVVYGRNGRVVPLLMVATAWYVLLTTALSVVQHYVERHYAKGSVR comes from the coding sequence ATGTCTCTCACCAGCGATCCGCCCGCCACCAGAGCCGTCGTGAAGGAACCGGCGGCGGGCCCCGAGCTCGTGGTCGTCCCCGTGCGGCACCCCTGGCGCTGGGCGGCCGTCGCCGTCACCGCCGTCCTGCTCGTCCAGTTCGTCCACGGGCTCGTCACCAACCCCGGCTGGGAGTGGGACGTCTTCGCCGCGTTCTTCACCACCGAGACGGTCCTCCGGGCGGTCTGGGTCACCCTCCAGCTCACCTTCTACGGCACCGCGCTCGGCTTCGCGATCGGCATCGTGCTGGCCTTCATGCGCCTGTCGGCCAGCCCGTTCCTGCGGTCCGTCGCCTTCGGCTACATCTGGGCCTTCCGCTCGATCCCGCTCATCGTCCAGCTGCTCTTCTGGTTCAACCTCGCCTATCTCTACAAGGAGCTGAGCATCGGCATCCCCTTCGGGCCGAGCTTCCTCACCTTCGACACGATGGGCCTGGTCGGCGAGATGAGCGCCGCCGTCCTCGGGCTCGCCCTGCACCAGGCGGCCTACGCGGCGGAGATCGTCCGGGGCGGGGTGCTCGCCGTGGACGAGGGCCAGGTGCAGGCCGCGGCCTCGCTCGGCATCCCGCGGCTCCGGCAGGTGCGGCGGATCGTCCTGCCGCAGGCGATGCGCTCGATCCTGCCCAACGCCGCCAACGAGATCATCTCGCTCTTCAAGGGCACCTCGATCGTCTCCGTGATGGCGATCGGCGAACTCTTCTACCAGGTCCAGGTCGTCTACGGCCGCAACGGACGGGTCGTCCCGCTCCTGATGGTCGCCACCGCCTGGTACGTCCTGCTCACCACCGCGCTCTCCGTCGTCCAGCACTACGTCGAACGCCACTACGCGAAGGGGAGCGTCCGATGA
- a CDS encoding FAD/NAD(P)-binding protein: MSPPPPAVSLVIVGAGPRGTGFLERLAANLPELYGDRPLDIHLVDPHPPGPGRIWRTAQSPLLWMNSRAEDVTMFTDETVDLQGPVRPGPTVAEWAGIEGRSFPTRPQQGAYLRWVFERARAALPASVSVHEHRTTALRISGPREGRQRVWLEDSATPLLADLVVLTVGHLDAEPDPEQRALAGFAARHGLVHLPPDFTADTDLTALPAGEDVLVRGFGLAFVDLMVLLTEGRGGRYEGEGDALVYLPSGREPVLHVGSRRGVPYHSKIGYALDGERPPLPRFFGPEQTDALLRRTGPLDFRRDVWPLVDKELGWAHYHRLFSTHPERTTLAWSDFERAYAAAPPRGAELAAVVAAAVPDPADRLDLDALDHPLDGIRFTSTEALQHGLRDYISEDLTRRHDPAHSSDAAVFAGLLSVYGQLLRLGNRVDTGDWWHGFFSYLASGPPGPRLRQLLALSRAGVVRFLGPQVTVEADEERGVFRASSAAVPGEWTEARALVEARLPDPTLELTGSPLLRALHEEGARATASGLLVVDPVDGRVVGHDGRPHPRRFALGPHTTARTDSAFTRPRTGGVAFRQNDITARAALTFLRDRACRLPAPLSA; encoded by the coding sequence ATGAGCCCCCCGCCGCCGGCGGTCTCGCTCGTGATCGTGGGCGCCGGGCCCCGGGGGACCGGCTTCCTCGAACGGCTCGCGGCCAACCTGCCCGAGCTGTACGGCGACCGTCCCCTCGACATCCACCTCGTCGACCCGCACCCGCCCGGCCCCGGCCGCATCTGGCGCACCGCGCAGTCCCCGCTGCTCTGGATGAACTCGCGGGCCGAGGACGTCACCATGTTCACCGACGAGACCGTGGACCTGCAGGGCCCCGTCCGCCCCGGCCCCACCGTCGCCGAATGGGCCGGCATCGAGGGCCGGAGCTTCCCCACCCGTCCCCAGCAGGGCGCCTATCTCCGCTGGGTGTTCGAGCGGGCCAGGGCCGCGCTGCCGGCCTCCGTCTCCGTCCACGAGCACCGCACCACCGCCCTGCGGATCAGCGGCCCGCGCGAGGGGCGCCAGCGGGTCTGGCTGGAGGACTCCGCCACGCCCCTCCTCGCCGACCTCGTCGTCCTCACCGTCGGCCACCTCGACGCCGAACCCGACCCGGAGCAGCGGGCCCTCGCCGGCTTCGCCGCCCGTCACGGTCTCGTCCACCTGCCGCCCGACTTCACCGCAGACACCGACCTGACCGCCCTGCCCGCCGGTGAGGACGTCCTCGTCCGCGGCTTCGGGCTCGCCTTCGTCGACCTGATGGTGCTGCTCACCGAGGGCCGTGGCGGCCGGTACGAGGGCGAGGGCGACGCGCTGGTCTACCTCCCCTCTGGCAGGGAACCGGTGCTGCACGTCGGATCGCGCCGGGGTGTCCCGTACCACTCGAAGATCGGGTACGCCCTGGACGGCGAACGGCCCCCGCTGCCCCGCTTCTTCGGCCCCGAACAGACCGACGCCCTGCTGCGGAGGACCGGGCCGCTCGACTTCCGGCGCGATGTGTGGCCCCTGGTCGACAAGGAGCTCGGCTGGGCCCACTACCACCGGCTCTTCTCCACCCACCCCGAGCGGACCACGCTCGCGTGGAGCGACTTCGAGCGGGCCTACGCGGCGGCGCCGCCGCGCGGCGCCGAACTCGCCGCCGTCGTCGCCGCGGCCGTCCCCGACCCGGCCGACCGGCTCGACCTCGACGCCCTCGACCACCCCCTGGACGGCATCCGCTTCACCTCGACGGAGGCCCTCCAGCACGGTCTGCGCGACTACATCAGCGAGGACCTGACCCGCCGTCACGACCCCGCCCACAGCTCCGACGCCGCCGTCTTCGCCGGCCTGCTCTCCGTCTACGGGCAACTCCTCCGGCTCGGGAACCGCGTCGACACCGGCGACTGGTGGCACGGCTTCTTCAGCTACCTCGCCTCAGGACCGCCCGGACCCCGGCTGCGCCAGCTGCTCGCCCTCTCCCGCGCCGGCGTCGTCCGCTTCCTCGGCCCGCAGGTCACCGTCGAGGCCGACGAGGAGCGCGGAGTCTTCCGGGCCTCGTCCGCCGCCGTACCGGGGGAGTGGACCGAGGCACGCGCCCTGGTCGAGGCCCGGCTGCCCGACCCCACCCTCGAACTCACCGGCAGCCCGCTCCTCCGTGCCCTGCACGAGGAGGGCGCCCGGGCCACCGCCAGCGGACTCCTCGTCGTCGACCCCGTCGACGGCCGGGTCGTCGGGCACGACGGACGCCCGCACCCGCGCCGTTTCGCCCTCGGACCGCACACCACGGCGCGGACCGACAGCGCCTTCACCCGGCCCCGTACCGGCGGGGTCGCCTTCCGGCAGAACGACATCACCGCGCGGGCGGCGCTGACGTTCCTGCGCGACCGGGCGTGTCGCCTCCCGGCCCCGCTGAGCGCCTGA
- a CDS encoding amino acid ABC transporter permease, translating into MSATLVKTPSTAPPAEPPPRIVPARRAGQWTAAGLVLLLLALGLVSVVRNKAFQWDVVADYFTSASVLRGLGLTLWLTALVMALGFVLGTLLAVLRLSANPVLRAVSWGYVWFFRSTPILVQLLFWFNIGALYPQILGVSTVNLLGPVSVAVIGLTLHEAAYAAEVVRGGILSVDRGQLEAAESLGLGRWRRLSRIVLPQAMRAIVPPAGNMLIGTLKGTSIVSVIAVQDLLYSTQLVYHRTYEVIPLLLVATLWYVAVTSVLSLGQYYVERHYARGTAGAR; encoded by the coding sequence ATGTCCGCGACCCTGGTCAAAACCCCCTCCACGGCCCCGCCGGCCGAACCACCACCCCGTATCGTCCCCGCCCGCCGCGCCGGGCAGTGGACCGCCGCCGGCCTCGTCCTCCTCCTGCTCGCCCTCGGCCTGGTCTCGGTCGTCCGCAACAAGGCCTTCCAGTGGGACGTGGTCGCCGATTACTTCACCTCCGCGTCCGTCCTGCGCGGACTGGGCCTCACCCTGTGGCTGACCGCCCTCGTCATGGCGCTCGGCTTCGTCCTCGGCACCCTGCTCGCCGTGCTCAGACTCTCCGCCAACCCCGTCCTGCGCGCGGTGAGCTGGGGTTACGTCTGGTTCTTCCGGTCCACCCCGATCCTGGTGCAGCTGCTCTTCTGGTTCAACATCGGGGCGCTCTACCCGCAGATCCTCGGCGTCAGCACCGTCAACCTCCTCGGCCCCGTGTCCGTCGCCGTGATCGGCCTCACCCTGCACGAGGCCGCCTACGCCGCCGAGGTCGTGCGCGGCGGCATCCTCTCCGTCGACCGCGGCCAGCTGGAGGCCGCCGAGTCCCTCGGCCTGGGCCGGTGGCGCCGGCTCTCCCGGATCGTGCTGCCGCAGGCCATGCGGGCGATCGTCCCGCCGGCCGGGAACATGCTGATCGGCACCCTCAAGGGCACCTCGATCGTCTCCGTGATCGCCGTGCAGGACCTGCTCTACTCGACCCAGCTCGTCTACCACCGCACGTACGAGGTCATCCCGCTGCTGCTCGTGGCCACCCTCTGGTACGTCGCCGTCACCTCCGTCCTCAGCCTCGGCCAGTACTACGTCGAGCGCCACTACGCCCGCGGCACGGCGGGTGCGCGATGA